AGGCGGCCAGGGTGGACGAAATCGTCACCCAGGAGATGGGAAAGCACCCGGAGTTGAACCAGTTCATCAGCCAGATGCTCTGGACCTTCGACGCCAAGACCCCGAGCGCGTTGTTCTCGAAGCTCAAAACATTCAACCAGGCGGACACCATGGGCAAGATCGAGACCGAGATGCTGGTGGTCAACTCCAGCGAGGATGAGGTCGCCGCTTCCAACGCCCAGTCCACGTTGTTCTTTAACGGGCTGAAGGCCAAGAAGACCTATATGGAGTTCGACGCGTCCAGAGGCACGCAGTTCCACTGCCAGTTGGGCGCCCCCCTTGCCTCCAGCGAACGCATTCTCGACTGGCTGGACGAGAGGGCCAAGCCGGAGCAATAGCCAGATGCGGGGGGGGCGGCATGGCGCGGGCATGGCGGAGTTCCCCATGCCCGGGGATGAACGCCGCACTCCTGAAAGAGAACGGCCGATGTGGAGAGCGCGAGGGATGCCTGCGCATGGAAACGGAGGCTGTCCTCCACAGCACGGCACGATACGGGAGGAGATCATGAGTCGCCTGGCGTTCAGTGTGCTTGTCTGTTTGGCGGGTGTTCTCGCGTTGCTCGGCGGGTTCGCGGCCCCCACGGGAGCGCGGGAGCCGGACGTGGACCCGCACGCGGCCCACGCGGGCTTCCGGTTCAAGGATCCGGCCATGGACTTCGTGTTCGGCTCCCTGGTGCTCGGCTCCGCCGTGAACCACGGCTGCGAGATCGGCGAGGCGTTCGCCACGGCCGCCTTGATCAAGGACGGCGACGCGGACAGTTGGCGCGACCAGTGGCTGAAAACCGCCGCGCTCATCGAGGCCCGGGGCGAGAAAGCCCTGGCCGAGGGGCACACGGTGAGCGCACGCGACCAGTTCATGCGGGCTTGTTACGCCTACCGGGCCGCCCTGCCGTCCATGCTGCCGGACGATCCCCGCTTCGGGCTGGCCACCGGCAAGTGCCGTGAACTCCTGAAACGCGCGGGCAGGCTCCTCGCGCCCGAGCTTGAGTACATCGAAATCCCCTTCGACGGCACGGTGCTGCCCGGCTACTTCCGCAAGGCCTCCGCCGGGGACGCTCCCGCCCCCACGCTCATCATGATCGGCGGGGCCGAGACCTTCGCCGAGGACCAATACTTCTACATCGCGCCCCAGGCCTTCGACCGGGGGTACAACTTCCTGACCGTGGACCTGCCCGGACAAGGGCTCATGCCCCTGCAGGACCGTTTCTTCACGCCCGGCGGCATCGGCGCCTCCATCTCGGCTGTGGCGGATTACGCCTTGTCCCGGAAGGACGTGGACCCCAAGCGCCTGGCCGTCTACGGCATTAGCAGCGGCGGCGGCTTCGTGCCCATGGCGGCCGAGCGCGACGGCCGCTTCTCCGCCATAGTCATGAACAACTGCGTGGTGGACGCGGGCGCGGGCGTGACCAAAATGGCCGTGGCCACCGCCACCCCGGAGGCGGTGAAGGGCTGGTCCTCATTCAGCCGCGTGAGCAACCAGCTCATCGCCTGGCGTTTCGGAGTGGACAGGAACAACCTGCCCGGCCTGGTGGAGGCCAACAGCGGCCTGCGCTTCGACCCGGCCAGGGTGGCCATGCCAGCGCTCATCCTGGTGGCGGCCGGAGAATACAAGAGCGCGGAGATCGAGCGCCAGAACAGGCTCTGCCTGGACTGCCTGGCCAGTACGCGCAAGACCATGGTGGTTACGCCTGCCGCCGAGGGGGCCGCCAACCATTGCGTCATGGAGAACCGCAGCCTCATGAGCCAGGTGGTTTTCGACTGGCTGGACGTGACTTTCTCGCCCCGCTGAGTCCGCGCCTCAGCCCCTGACCGCCACTGGCTGGGCACGCGAGGGCGGGCGCCGTGCCCTTTCCTCAAGGGATTTTTTTGAGACGCCGTTGATCAGGGTGCGGCGGCGACACCCGCGAGGATCTGCTCGATGTCAGCCTCGGGGTATCCTTCGTTTCGCAAAACCGTGGCCAGACGGTTGGCCACCTGGCGGGCCTGGAGGACGGAGTGGCGGCCGTGCA
Above is a genomic segment from Desulfolutivibrio sulfodismutans DSM 3696 containing:
- a CDS encoding alpha/beta hydrolase family protein; the encoded protein is MDPHAAHAGFRFKDPAMDFVFGSLVLGSAVNHGCEIGEAFATAALIKDGDADSWRDQWLKTAALIEARGEKALAEGHTVSARDQFMRACYAYRAALPSMLPDDPRFGLATGKCRELLKRAGRLLAPELEYIEIPFDGTVLPGYFRKASAGDAPAPTLIMIGGAETFAEDQYFYIAPQAFDRGYNFLTVDLPGQGLMPLQDRFFTPGGIGASISAVADYALSRKDVDPKRLAVYGISSGGGFVPMAAERDGRFSAIVMNNCVVDAGAGVTKMAVATATPEAVKGWSSFSRVSNQLIAWRFGVDRNNLPGLVEANSGLRFDPARVAMPALILVAAGEYKSAEIERQNRLCLDCLASTRKTMVVTPAAEGAANHCVMENRSLMSQVVFDWLDVTFSPR